DNA from Homo sapiens chromosome 1, GRCh38.p14 Primary Assembly:
GTAGCTCTTGGCCAACGAGTAACTCCTCCTTCCCACTCCCCATGGTCTAGGGGCCTGGTGGATACTAATCTCTTCTCTAGACCCCCAACCCCTCAATCCACTGACTGGCCTTAGTGTTGGATGGTCCTCCTCTGCCTCTTTGGCCTCACTTCCATCAGCCCCTAAATAAAAGTCAGCCATGCTTCAGAAAGGAGGGAGTCCATGGCCTGGGCAGGGCTCTGAGCAATTCACTAGTATCTGCACAGCCTAGTGTGTGGAGCAGTGTCCCTGTGGAGGACTCCTTTGGGATGGCCAAGGTGACTGAGGGCTGCAGTTGGCATCCACAGCCTCTGGAGGCCCTGACATCTATTTAGCACTCTGGATTCTATTTAACCCCAGTTAAGCCCCTCTCAGGCTTCAGGACCCTAAAGCCACTCCTGCCCTCTCTTGTCTCTCCCTTGCAGGAGCTCCAGCACCACCTCCAGCCTTCAGTGACTGTCTGGAGCAGGCATCCGGATGGAAGAGAAGGGGGACAACCATGAACTTGGTGACCCACGGTCAGCCTGATTTCCCTTGTGGACACATTTATGCCCAGTGTGCATTCCTCCTGAGGTCTGTTCCAAGTCTGGAGGCAGCAGAGTAGAGTGGAGAGAACAGTGGACTTGGAATCTCACCTCCCAGATTAGAGTCCTGGATCTGACTTTGATTGCTGGTGCTGCCTCGGGCAAGTTACTTTAGCTGTGTGCATCTCCATTTCCCCATGGATAGAACATGGGTTTTGGGTAGAAGTGTCTGATAGCTGTACTGTGCTTTACGGTTCATGAGCACGCACACATAGGCCCATAATATCATATCTCTGGTCACCCTGGCAGGTAGATATTATTGCCCCAGGTTTCAGGTAAGAAGACTAAAGACCAGGGGTCAATTGCTTGCTCAGAGTCCCACAGCCAGCAGCAGCCAGGCAGGACACCAAGTCAGAGTCTAGATTCCGGATCttgccctcttccaagtgtaccaCATTCTTCTCAAAGTGGCCTCTCAGGTCTTTTGTCCAGAAAATTTTGAGACTTTGATGAGAAGCCCATATCTGCACACTGGGGATTAGGCCAGATAACCCTGTGTGTCCTTCCAGGCCTGGTATTGTGAGGCTGAAGCCTAGTGCCCCACACTCCCTTCCTCACCCCTTAGAGAAAGATAGAGACTCCAGGGCCAGCCTGGTGGGTGCTGAACCTGCCCTGCTGAGCCAAGCCCAGGAGGCAGCCAAGGTCCTACCAGTGACCTTACCCTGGGGGCCCCTCCAGGTAGGAGCCTGGTTGGAAAAGACAGACCGACTTCTTCTGGGTTGGCTGGAAAAAGATGACATACTCAAAGCCTTGTCCTTCCACTTGGATGCACCTGGTGAAGATGCGACAGTCACCTTTGTCTGGGGAGAGATAGGCAGTGTTGCAGCCGGAGAAGGGAGGGTATGGTCAGGATGCAGCACCATTTGGTTGAGTCTTGCCTCTGGTACAAGATTAAGGAGAGAAAACCAGAGGACACCAGGTCCACCCCCAGGGAGCCTTCCCTCTGGGAGCAGAGGCACAGTTGCTGTCCTCACAGAGCCTTTCTGTCTAGGGCAGAAACATGCAGGAAGTGCCCTGGCTGAGAATGGAGATAGGATCAGGGCCAGGGCAAGACTTTAAGAGACCATAAGCattgaaaattgaaaatgtaattaCTCATGTAACTCACATATAATTCAAAAGAATAATAGTAAACAGTAAAATAAGAGCAGAAAAGTCCATcaaagttctgattttttttttccaagacagctACCACTACTACATCCTTTTTTGGAAGTatcaaattctttgaaaaaaaattatgttggtaTTCCTGCTTTGTTTGTGCCATAAACCCAAGGGTAGTCTGTCCCCTGTACCACTCCTTCATCACTAGGCAGGAAGACAACATATATgagtgagagagacagggagatacacatgcgtgcacacacgagtgcacacacacacacaagaaggTGGAAGCTCTATCATTAGGATCCATTAGGATCATTAGGTGTTTCAGGAGTGCTGCTCCAGACCCCGCACAGCAGGGATGATGTGCAGGGCCTCAGTGGAAGGGGTGTGGGGTCCAAGGGCTTTCATGGGGTTGGGGCGGAAGGCTTGGGATGAGGCTTGATAGTTAGGGAGGGGCAGTCAGTGAGAAGTCggggcaggagctgggctggCTGTCCTCCAGTGGGGACATGCTTGGCTGGGAGCGAAGGTGGGCCCACCAGGGTGTGCTGCTTCAGATGGGAGGAGGGGAGCTGGAGACCTGAGAGGACACCCGCCGCCTGTTGCCTGGGGCTGCAGCATCAGGGGTGGAGTTGGACAGCAGGAAGAACTCGCTGAGAACTGGAAGGCGGTCTGTGAAGTTGCTTCTCAGTCTTAGAACACAGGGAAGGGCGGCTGGGGTGTGTGTACTCATGGTCCTGTCCTTACCTGAGGAAACTGCCAGTCCAGATGGGAGCTTGAGTCCCCGGATGTGGTCTCTGTTGGACTTGAAGGAGGGCAGCTTGATCCAGCCGCTAGACTTAGTCTTCTCCAGAAATTCTTGGTACAGGCTCAGCATGTCCGAACACCAGCTGGCATTGGGAAGAGCATAATCCTTCAAGTCTGTCTTCTCTGGCAAGAATCTTGAGAACTGGGCAGGAAAAATCAGAATGACTAGACAGCATCCTGGAGGGGGGCTGCTGCCTGGGCTCGGGACCTCTAAACAGCTGTTCCTGGGTGCTGGGGCTTCTCAATCCCTTCTGCCAGAGTATCGATCCAAGGGAAAGGGCCCATATTCCTTGCAGGGGGGCTGCGGACCCCTATGGGTGACGGGGCATAAGGATGCTAAAGAGCAAGGGAAGGGCGGGCAGGGAGTGGGGCCAGAGATGATGGGCATGCTGCTCGATGTGGTGCCTTACCCTTGTTCTGCTTAAAACATGTGAGCAGTTCTTTAAAGTTGACAACTGCTCATATTAGCCTCActgtacagatggggaaactgagggaaTACGGCCAAGGTTGCCAAGCATGTGACTGTGAGAGCTGGTGGTCGCACTAGATGCTGTCTCCTCTGCAGGGCAGGGTCACAGTTGTTGAGGACCATTCTAGCAACCCCCACCTCAGGGGCTACTCCAGCTCTGCCCACTGCTGTGGGCCtgcctgggcagggtggctcctTTGAAACACATTTGGGCCCCCACAGAGGTGTGGTGCCATGGCTGGGGCACAGACTATGTGCCCATCTGTGTGACGTAAGGAAGTCCTCTGTAGCGTCACCTGCTCATACACCAGTCACAACTGTAGACAGCATGTGAGCTGCTTGCCAATGCCACAGATGGGGTCCTCTGTCTGGGGATACCCCAGCTTTGCTGCAGTAGTCTGAGTCCCACAGGAGGAAAGTCATTTGTTGGTGGCCACACAAGACACAGAGCCAGATGCAGGTCTCCTGGTAGTTTTAGTTTTGAATGGGGGCAACTTGGTATCCCAGAGCACTTTCTCTTTGCCAAATCAAATAGCTCCTCCGAACACTGCCCACCTGCCCTGGCCATGGGCTGGGAAGAGGAGATTTGGGGTGCTCCTTAAGCCCTAGGCTCCTGGGAAAACACTGCCCATCTGGCTGAGCTGGGAACTCACCATGGAGTCTGTGGAGGATCCAAATGCTGAGGCAGGGTTGAGTCTGGGCAGGATACGGGGGGCCTCAAGAAGGCCTCTGTGGTGGCCAAGTCTTGCTGCCACCTGGAAGCATCTCCTTATCATGGCCAAGTGCAAGGATCCAGCCCTGCTTGGATGGAGGGTCTTGGCTGACTCCCAAGGAGTGCTTTCAGCTGCACTTGGGGCCGCTTCTCTCCCTTCTGTTGCAGGCTTTCTTTCAGAGAGCTAGGCGAGGCTGGGCTGGTGTGCTGCAACACCCACAGATGCTCGGCGCCTTTAGCTGGTCTAGGAGCCCCACCCAGTGCTTGGGGAGGGACAGATGCTGCTTGGGCATGAAAAGGCAGCAGGACTGGCTTGAGTTGCAAAAGGAGTAAACAAGTACATAAACAAATAGTATGGGGTATATAGAGCCTTGGAGAGCTGCCTGGGGGTTCTGAGGGAGAATCCAAGAATATTTCCAGAAGGATAAGGGAAGCCTGTCCCTTGATTGGAGGGTGCTGGTGGAGTGTTCTTGGTATGTGCTCTGCAGTGTATACCGGACTCTGAAAACTCTGGTATGATTTTGTGACTCAGAAAACCAACtcacaggccgggtgcggtggctcacgcctgtaatcccagcactttgggaggccgaggcggcggattacgaggttaggagatcgagaccatcctggctaacacggtgaaaccccgtctctactaaaaaaaatacaaaaaattagccgggcgtggtggcgggtgccggtagtcccagctacgcagggggctgaggcaggagaatggcgtgaacctgggaggtggagcttgcagtgagctgagatctagccaccgcactccagcctgggcgactgagcgagactccgtctcaaaaaaataaaaataaaaaaataaaaaaaaagaaaaccaactcaCAGCCTTagacacctcttttttttttttttttttttttttggtgagacggagtttcaatcttgtcgcccaggctggtgtgcaatggcgtgatctcggctcactgcaacctccgcctcctgggttcaagtgattctcctgcctcagcctcctg
Protein-coding regions in this window:
- the THEM5 gene encoding acyl-coenzyme A thioesterase THEM5 isoform X1; the encoded protein is MIRRCFQVAARLGHHRGLLEAPRILPRLNPASAFGSSTDSMFSRFLPEKTDLKDYALPNASWCSDMLSLYQEFLEKTKSSGWIKLPSFKSNRDHIRGLKLPSGLAVSSDKGDCRIFTRCIQVEGQGFEYVIFFQPTQKKSVCLFQPGSYLEGPPGFAHGGSLAAMMDETFSKTAFLAGEGLFTLSLNIRFKKCFPSAAVGRRVSPVTVTVPAGEPLPPLPASCLLPPLPASCLLPPLPASCLPCLPPASCLPCLPPASCLPCLPGTHQRAGRGPQAAIGEARERTLFSE
- the THEM5 gene encoding acyl-coenzyme A thioesterase THEM5, with amino-acid sequence MIRRCFQVAARLGHHRGLLEAPRILPRLNPASAFGSSTDSMFSRFLPEKTDLKDYALPNASWCSDMLSLYQEFLEKTKSSGWIKLPSFKSNRDHIRGLKLPSGLAVSSDKGDCRIFTRCIQVEGQGFEYVIFFQPTQKKSVCLFQPGSYLEGPPGFAHGGSLAAMMDETFSKTAFLAGEGLFTLSLNIRFKNLIPVDSLVVMDVELDKIEDQKLYMSCIAHSRDQQTVYAKSSGVFLQLQLEEESPQ